The following proteins are co-located in the Silene latifolia isolate original U9 population chromosome 1, ASM4854445v1, whole genome shotgun sequence genome:
- the LOC141647422 gene encoding uncharacterized protein LOC141647422 has product MYNLNRMIRESDTMCRNFLHIDRGTFGVLLEMIRDVGGLSGTKNMRLEEIVAGFLYTVAHHKKNRMIGVHFYRSGESVSRQFHACLMAILKLHVVLLKKPTPIPEDCEDDRWKYFKNCLGALDGTMIYVNVPTADPSKYRTRKGNLTTNVLGVCSPEMEFIYVLPGWEGSAHDGRILRDAISRPNGLKVPKGCYYLCDGGYTNGDGFLAPFRGHLYHLKEWNSGPHRPQTAEEYFTLRHAQARNVIERCFRLLKGRWGIIRSPSWFSLQTHGRIVLACALLHNLVKRYMSPESFDDDELYEEIESDGDESDDDEVEYITSINVTDSWTDKRNSLAQSMFNNWRARNRID; this is encoded by the exons ATGTATAACTTGAATAGAATGATCAGGGAAAGTGACACTATGTGTAGAAACTTTCTTCATATTGATCGTGGAACATTTGGTGTACTTTTAGAAATGATAAGAGATGTGGGGGGTCTAAGTGGAACAAAAAACATGAGGTTGGAAGAAATTGTTGCAGGTTTCTTATACACAGTGGCACACCATAAAAAAAATAGAATGATAGGTGTACATTTTTATAGAAGTGGTGAAAGTGTTAGTAGACAATTTCATGCTTGTTTAATGGCAATATTGAAGTTGCATGTTGTATTGCTTAAAAAACCTACACCAATACCAGAAGATTGCGAGGATGATAGATGGAAATATTTCAAG aATTGTTTAGGTGCACTTGATGGTACAATGATTTATGTAAATGTACCTACCGCTGATCCGTCTAAATATCGGACAAGAAAAGGTAACCTTACAACGAATGTACTAGGAGTATGTTCTCCTGAAATGGAATTTATATATGTCTTACCTGGTTGGGAGGGATCTGCACATGATGGTCGTATTCTTCGAGATGCTATTTCTAGGCCCAATGGTTTAAAAGTGCCAAAAG GTTGTTATTACTTATGTGATGGTGGCTACACTAATGGAGATGGATTTCTAGCACCATTTAGAGGTCATCTTTACCATCTTAAAGAGTGGAATAGTGGTCCTCATCGACCTCAGACCGCCGAGGAATATTTCACCTTAAGGCATGCACAAGCTAGAAACGTGATTGAACGATGCTTCAGATTACTTAAGGGAAGATGGGGAATAATTAGAAGTCCTTCTTGGTTTAGTTTACAAACACATGGCCGTATTGTACTTGCATGCGCTTTATTACATAATTTGGTGAAGAGATATATGTCTCCTGAATCATTTGATGACGATGAGTTATATGAAGAAATTGAGAGTGATGGTgatgaaagtgatgatgatgaggtgGAGTACATAACCTCCATTAATGTAACCGACTCATGGACAGATAAGAGAAATTCATTAGCTCAAAGCATGTTCAACAATTGGAGAGCTAGAAATCGGATTGACTAG